The genomic window ATTACGCCATCTTTGGTGACTTTTTCCATCGCTTGGGCGATCATTGTGCCAACTTCTTCGTCGTTTCCCGCCGAGACGCTAGCTACTTGAGCTATAGCACTACCTTCAACTGGTTTAGCTATAGCCGCGATTTCATCGATGAGCTTAGCAATTGTTTTCTCAATCCCGCGACGTATGGCTATGGGGTTAGCACCTGCTGCAATATTCTTTAACCCTTCGCGGATCATTTCTTGCGCCAAGACGGTAGCAGTAGTGGTTCCATCCCCAGCAATATCTTTGGTTTTGGAAGCAACTTCCTGCATCAGGCGCGCGCCTGTATTTTCTAAAGGATCTTCTAATTCAATTTCTTTGGCGACGGTAATCCCGTCATTAACGATTTGAGGAGCGCCAAATTTCTTCTCTAGCAATACGTTTCGACCTTTTGGACCTAAAGTAATCCGCACGGCATCAGCTAAAGCATTAACGCCCCTTTCCAAAGCTCGCCGCGACTCTTCGTTAAACGCTACTATTTTTGCCATCTTGTTTCTCCACACTTCTTAGCCTCAATTACTCTAGCACTCTCTTATGTAGAGTGCTAAGTTCGGAAAACCGATTATTTGAGTGGGGGGGTGGCAGACTACAACCACAGTTTAGCCTGACTGAAAGTAGCGTCGATGCGATCGCTCATCAAGTTTGCTACTGGATTTAAAGGCGTTGCTGAATCAAGGTATGAACTAGGTTGACACTTCGACAAGCTCAGCGTGCCACACCCCAAGATAGGAATAGTGAGAGATCGGGGCGAAAGAAAACCCAATCAACAATCAACAATTCATACTTCAAATCAGCAATGCCGATTTAAACTTCACACTCATTTGTCCCAAAAATGATTAGTATACTGATGATGCTCTTCTCGTCAGACTATTTGCTGGCAGCTAATGGATCTCCTATATCACTTTCTGAAATCTATAGGTATTGCCAATCCTAACGGTTCTGGATGGCTGACAGTCGTTTTGACCTTTTTCCTAGCTTGGGGGGCTTGTTATCGCTTCCTGCCTGCTGTGAGAGAATTTGCTCTAGAGGTAGGTTGGGCTGATAAACCTAATGCCCGCCGTTTAAATAAAGAACCTTTACCCAATGCTGGCGGTTTAGCAATTTATGCGGCGGTGATTGCTGCGTTAATCCTGGCTACGTTACTCAGACCGATTGAGATTCAATTTGCTCTAGCCAAGTTTTTGACGATCTTACTTGGAGGATCGTTTTTAGTCCTAGTGGGATTTATTGACGATCAGTATGGATTAAACCCCTACATTCGGTTATTCACCCAAATATTAGCAGCTTTACTGCTGATTAACAGTGGCATTGAAATTACGGTCAATTTTGGAACGCCCCTTGATTCCCTACTATCTATTTTGCTGACAGTTATTTGGGTAGTGGGAATTACCAACGCTATCAATTTGATGGATGGGATTGACGGCTTAGTCGGGGGGATTGGTTTTATCACTTCGATGAGTTTGCTAGCGATTTCCGCTCAATTTGTCAATCGTGCTGCCTCAACTCTGATTTTAGCAGCCTTAGCAGGGGCATCTCTCGGCTTTTTGCGCTACAACTTCCATCCATCCAAAATCATTATGGGGGATGCAGGGGCATACTTTTTCGGCTATGTCTTGGCTGCAACTACAATTTTAGGTAGCCTGAAGGTTAATACTCTGTTTGCTTTAGTACCGATAGTCATGTTTTTGCTGCTACCAGTACTAGATACAACTCAGGTATTCATTCGCCGATTAATGGCTGGGAAGAACCCTCTGAGTACCCCTGGGAAAGACCACCTACATCACAGATTGCTAGCTTTAGGACTGTCTCAAAGAAGAACGGCGATCGTGTTGTGGGGGATTAGTCTATTCTCTAATTTGGTGGCTATGAGGCTGCAACACATGAGTGCTGTAGTGATACTAGCTACCATTACTAGCATTATTGTGCCTTTAGGATTGACAATCTGGCTGCGGATGCGCGCTTTGACAAAAACCCCCCGTAAGTCTGCAACTTCACCTAAGTAAACTCATACTGTTAGGTATCTTCTGGTGATTGACTCCCAGGTAATTGCTGTTTGTAGCTAGAGATAGAGAAGGGAAAACTACCTCGATACTGGTAATTAGAGGCGATCGCTAACAAAGCTCCCCCTAAAATATAGATCGGTAGGGGTAAAGAGAACTTCTGCAACCACTCAAACAGTTCGGCGATCGCAAAGAGTAATATAAAGGTGGCAATCCATACTTTCATGGTTCGATCCGCAAATATGGTACTAAATTAGTCTTGATACACTATTAAGACATAATTTATTGGTTAATTATGGCAGACAGATGAACAAATATCGAAAAAGACTAGCATTATCTTCCGAAATCATACTTAATTGAGCAAATACTAAGCTTAGTAAATTAGTAAAATCACTGATTGCTTAAAACTGAACAAGCACGAAAATCATGATATACAAAAACATTTTCTTTACTGTTTGAGAGATGAAGTTAATAACCGAAAAACTATTTGAAGCTTCTCTATACACTTCTGTCATCATTTTAAGTAGTACTTCTACATTTGCTTCTCGAAGCCCTAATTCATTACCTTTAAGTTTTTGTTCCAATAGCAATTGTGGAACAGCTATTTCGACTGCATCTTTAGATAGATAATACCAATTATTGAAAGTCACGCTACAGATCCAAACGTAGATTAGGAATTTGGGCGTTGCTGAATCAAGGTATGAACTAGTGCATGAAGTCAGAAGTCAGAAGTCAAAATAGTGAGAGATAACGGCGAAAGAAAACCCAATCAACAATCAACAATCAACAATTCATACTTCAAATCAGCAATGCCGGAATTTGGTATTACTAGGTGTAGCTGTATTTATAAATCTTTAAAGTCATCCTATCTATTAGGAACCTTTTCACCACACAACCCAGAATT from Merismopedia glauca CCAP 1448/3 includes these protein-coding regions:
- a CDS encoding MraY family glycosyltransferase, with amino-acid sequence MDLLYHFLKSIGIANPNGSGWLTVVLTFFLAWGACYRFLPAVREFALEVGWADKPNARRLNKEPLPNAGGLAIYAAVIAALILATLLRPIEIQFALAKFLTILLGGSFLVLVGFIDDQYGLNPYIRLFTQILAALLLINSGIEITVNFGTPLDSLLSILLTVIWVVGITNAINLMDGIDGLVGGIGFITSMSLLAISAQFVNRAASTLILAALAGASLGFLRYNFHPSKIIMGDAGAYFFGYVLAATTILGSLKVNTLFALVPIVMFLLLPVLDTTQVFIRRLMAGKNPLSTPGKDHLHHRLLALGLSQRRTAIVLWGISLFSNLVAMRLQHMSAVVILATITSIIVPLGLTIWLRMRALTKTPRKSATSPK